Within the Pseudonocardia alni genome, the region GATCCTTCTCCGCGGAGTGCGCGACGCCCTCCCGGGCGCGCGGGACTCCGCGAGGACGGATCAACCCGATGTCCACCCCGGGACGGAGGCGGCCACCGGCCGGCGCTCGTACCGTCGGGCGGGTGACCACCACCACCGGTCCGGACGCCACGGACCTGCCGCGCCTCCCGTTCCCGCGCCACGACGTCCTCGAGCTCCCGCCGCTGTTCGACCGGCTGCGGGAGCGGTCCCCGATCACCCCGGTCCGGACCCCGGCCGGTGATGTCGCGTGGCTGGTCACCGGTTACGACGAGGCCCGCGCCCTGTTCGCCGACGACCGGCTCGGCCGCAGCCACCCCGAGCCGGAGCGGGCCGCGCGCATCTCCGACTCGATGATCTTCGGCGGGCCGAGCGGCGACTCACCGGAGACCGAGCGCGCGAACCACACCCTGATGCGCAGACTGCTCGCGCCCGCGTTCTCCGCGCGCCGGATGCGCAGGCTCTCCGGGCACGTCGCGGAGCTGGTGGCCCGGCAGCTCGACGTCGTCGAGGCCGCCGGTCCCGGCGCCGACCTGCACGAGCTGTTCTCCTTCCCGCTGCCGGTGCTGGTCATCTGCGAGCTGCTCGGCGTCCCCTACGACGACCGCGAGGAGTTCCGGCGCTGGTCCGGCGAGCTCGGGCTGCTCCACGACCGGCCCCGCGCCGAGGCCGCCGCGCAGGCACTGTTCGCCTACGTCCGCGGCCTCGTCGACCGCAAGGACGACGAGCCGGGGGAGGACGTGCTGTCGGACTTCGCCGCGCTCGGCTCGGCGCCGGAGCAGCGCGACCGGCTCGCCGCGCTCGGTGCCGGACTGCTGTTCGCCGGGCACGAGACGACGGTCGGGCGGATCGACACCGGCACCGTCCTGCTGCTGGACCGCCCGGGGGAGTGGGCGGCGCTCGCCGCGGACCCGGAGCGCGCCCCGGGGGCGGTCGAGGAGGTCCTGCGGCTGGCCGTGCCCAGCG harbors:
- a CDS encoding cytochrome P450; translation: MTTTTGPDATDLPRLPFPRHDVLELPPLFDRLRERSPITPVRTPAGDVAWLVTGYDEARALFADDRLGRSHPEPERAARISDSMIFGGPSGDSPETERANHTLMRRLLAPAFSARRMRRLSGHVAELVARQLDVVEAAGPGADLHELFSFPLPVLVICELLGVPYDDREEFRRWSGELGLLHDRPRAEAAAQALFAYVRGLVDRKDDEPGEDVLSDFAALGSAPEQRDRLAALGAGLLFAGHETTVGRIDTGTVLLLDRPGEWAALAADPERAPGAVEEVLRLAVPSGGNGGIPRYAHADVDIAGVHIPAGDAILLAPGAANRDPRHFDGATGFDAGRKSSHLAFGHGPYFCVGASLARVELTEVFRALPARFPSLRLAVPRTELELRSDVLTGGLRALPVTWGRS